One Mycoavidus sp. HKI genomic region harbors:
- the pyrR gene encoding bifunctional pyr operon transcriptional regulator/uracil phosphoribosyltransferase PyrR, which produces MHLPDAESLYHVLRDQIHTTYGDSLYQPDGVALVGIWSGGAWLAERLAHDLKLAEFGVVSVVLHRDDYAEKGLHGQARPTSLPFQVEGRRIVLLDDVLYTGRTIRAALNELYDFGRPAAVDLAVLVDRGGRELPIAARFVGAAADLPVDRTLVLGRHESGLFEFHSETRTD; this is translated from the coding sequence ATGCACTTGCCTGATGCTGAGTCGTTGTACCATGTTTTACGTGACCAAATTCACACCACCTATGGCGATAGTTTGTATCAGCCAGATGGGGTTGCGCTGGTGGGCATTTGGAGTGGCGGCGCTTGGCTTGCCGAGCGGCTTGCACACGATCTGAAGCTGGCTGAATTTGGCGTTGTGAGCGTTGTCTTGCATCGCGATGATTACGCAGAAAAAGGTTTGCATGGACAAGCGCGTCCAACCTCATTGCCCTTTCAAGTCGAGGGCCGCCGGATTGTGTTGCTAGATGACGTGCTCTATACTGGCCGTACGATTCGAGCTGCGCTAAACGAGCTGTATGATTTTGGCCGGCCTGCTGCCGTTGACCTAGCCGTATTGGTTGATCGAGGTGGGCGCGAGTTGCCAATCGCTGCCCGTTTTGTGGGTGCCGCAGCCGACCTGCCGGTTGATCGTACCCTGGTATTGGGACGTCATGAGAGCGGCCTATTTGAGTTTCATAGTGAAACACGTACCGATTAA
- a CDS encoding aspartate carbamoyltransferase catalytic subunit, translating into MSNIWPPAPTLRPGFKGNPQLTKNGELKHLLTIDGLPRDIITHILDTAQQFVGVAEREVKKVPLLRGKSVFNLFFENSTRTRTTFEIAAKRLSADVLNLNINASSTSKGESLLDTAANLSAMQADMFVVRHAQSGAPYLLAQHCPPHLHVINAGDGWHAHPTQGLLDMYTIRHYKRDFTQLKVAIVGDILHSRVARSDIHALTTLGVPEVHVIGPRTLLPNGLEQFGVRVFHNICEGLKGVDVVIMLRLQNERMNSTLLPSAQEYFKSWGLTPERLALAAPDAIVMHPGPMNRGVEIGSSVADGAQSVILHQVTFGIAVRMAVMGIIAGNNG; encoded by the coding sequence ATGTCAAACATTTGGCCACCTGCGCCAACCTTGCGCCCTGGTTTTAAAGGTAATCCGCAACTCACAAAAAATGGTGAACTTAAGCATCTGTTGACGATCGATGGTTTGCCAAGGGATATCATTACGCACATCCTCGACACCGCTCAGCAATTCGTTGGGGTCGCTGAACGTGAGGTCAAAAAAGTGCCGCTATTGCGTGGCAAATCAGTATTCAACCTCTTTTTTGAGAACTCGACCCGCACTCGTACGACTTTTGAAATTGCCGCAAAGCGCTTATCGGCTGATGTGCTGAATTTGAATATCAATGCATCATCAACCAGCAAAGGTGAATCGTTACTGGATACCGCCGCTAATTTATCCGCCATGCAGGCCGATATGTTTGTCGTGCGTCATGCGCAAAGCGGCGCTCCTTATTTGCTCGCACAACATTGCCCACCCCATTTGCATGTGATTAATGCGGGTGATGGTTGGCATGCGCATCCGACGCAAGGCCTGCTAGACATGTACACAATCCGCCATTACAAGCGAGATTTTACGCAGCTTAAAGTGGCGATTGTGGGTGATATTCTACATTCTCGCGTTGCGCGCTCTGATATTCATGCGCTGACTACGCTGGGCGTGCCAGAAGTGCATGTGATTGGGCCACGCACATTGCTGCCCAACGGGCTTGAGCAATTTGGCGTGCGTGTTTTTCATAATATATGCGAGGGCTTAAAGGGGGTGGACGTCGTCATTATGCTGCGTTTGCAAAATGAAAGAATGAATAGCACCCTCTTGCCCTCTGCGCAAGAATATTTCAAAAGTTGGGGGCTGACCCCTGAGCGCCTTGCACTGGCGGCTCCTGATGCGATTGTGATGCACCCCGGGCCAATGAACCGCGGAGTTGAAATTGGTTCATCTGTCGCCGATGGCGCGCAATCCGTGATCTTGCATCAAGTCACTTTTGGCATTGCGGTGCGGATGGCGGTCATGGGGATTATTGCTGGGAATAATGGTTAG
- the ruvX gene encoding Holliday junction resolvase RuvX yields the protein MSHMATLLAFDYGEKRIGVAVGNLLLRQAQALTVIMNLNREHRFKAIGALIQEWQPQQLVVGLPMYPDGAAHQMTQWAKRFGQQLYGRFGLPVSWVDERYSSVAAAAALGGDLTQLDAEAARIILQQFFDEYALA from the coding sequence TTCTGGCGTTTGACTATGGCGAGAAAAGAATCGGCGTTGCGGTAGGCAATTTGCTGCTGCGGCAAGCACAAGCCTTAACCGTGATCATGAATCTTAACCGTGAGCATCGCTTTAAGGCGATTGGCGCACTGATTCAAGAATGGCAACCACAACAATTGGTGGTTGGTTTGCCGATGTATCCAGATGGCGCAGCGCACCAAATGACCCAGTGGGCTAAGCGCTTTGGCCAACAGTTGTATGGCCGTTTCGGCTTGCCCGTAAGTTGGGTAGATGAACGTTATTCGTCGGTCGCGGCGGCGGCTGCGCTGGGTGGTGATTTAACGCAGCTTGATGCCGAAGCTGCCCGCATTATTTTGCAACAATTTTTTGATGAATATGCACTTGCCTGA